In Urechidicola croceus, a single window of DNA contains:
- a CDS encoding DUF6370 family protein: protein MKKLLLIITLFSIFSCSQKKNEIITAEVSCGQCQFGLKSQEGCDLAIRIDEKSYFVDGANIDDFGDAHDEHTGFCEVVRKGNVSGSIVNNRFQVSSIELIN from the coding sequence ATGAAAAAACTGCTTTTAATAATTACTCTTTTTTCTATATTTTCATGTTCTCAAAAGAAAAATGAAATTATTACTGCTGAGGTTTCATGTGGTCAATGCCAGTTTGGATTAAAATCTCAAGAAGGTTGTGATTTAGCCATTCGAATTGATGAAAAATCTTATTTTGTAGATGGTGCTAATATAGATGATTTTGGTGATGCTCATGACGAACATACTGGTTTTTGTGAGGTTGTTCGAAAAGGTAACGTTTCAGGGTCTATTGTTAACAATCGTTTTCAAGTTTCTTCGATTGAATTGATTAATTAA
- the trpS gene encoding tryptophan--tRNA ligase — translation MSRILTGVQSTGTPHLGNILGAILPAIEMSKNANNESFLFIADLHSLTQIKDGKTLRQNTYSTAAAWLACGLDINKTVFYRQSDVPQVTELSWYLSCFYPYQRLTLAHSFKDKADRLEDVNSGLFTYPMLMAADILLYDAEIVPVGKDQLQHLEMSRDVANRFNHQMGETLVAPEAKIQEGTMYVPGTNGGKMSKSQGNIIDIFLDDKKLRKQVMKIQTDSTPLEEPKNSDTCNLFALYKLLASETQIAEMRANYEGGNYGYGHAKQAFYELLLEKFSTERERYNYYMNNLEEIDKALAIGAEKASHVANDVLNRVRVKLGY, via the coding sequence ATGTCAAGAATTCTTACAGGAGTACAAAGTACTGGTACGCCACATCTCGGAAATATTTTAGGTGCAATTTTGCCTGCAATTGAAATGTCAAAAAATGCTAATAATGAATCGTTTCTATTTATTGCAGACTTACATTCATTAACTCAAATTAAAGACGGAAAAACATTAAGGCAAAACACCTATAGCACTGCCGCTGCATGGTTAGCATGTGGACTTGATATTAATAAAACTGTTTTTTACCGTCAAAGTGATGTGCCTCAAGTGACTGAATTATCTTGGTATTTGAGTTGTTTTTATCCATATCAACGCTTGACATTGGCACATTCATTTAAAGATAAAGCCGACAGATTGGAAGATGTAAATTCAGGTTTGTTTACTTATCCTATGCTTATGGCTGCTGATATTTTATTGTATGATGCTGAAATTGTACCTGTGGGAAAAGATCAATTACAGCATTTAGAAATGAGTCGTGACGTAGCAAATCGTTTTAACCATCAAATGGGAGAAACTTTGGTTGCGCCAGAAGCAAAAATTCAAGAAGGAACTATGTACGTTCCTGGAACAAATGGTGGGAAAATGAGTAAATCGCAAGGAAATATTATTGATATTTTCTTAGATGATAAAAAATTGCGCAAACAAGTAATGAAAATTCAAACAGATTCTACTCCGTTAGAAGAACCTAAAAATTCTGATACTTGTAATCTATTTGCATTGTACAAATTACTTGCTAGTGAGACCCAAATTGCAGAAATGAGAGCAAATTATGAAGGAGGAAATTATGGCTATGGACACGCAAAACAAGCATTTTACGAATTACTTCTTGAAAAATTCTCTACAGAACGTGAACGTTATAATTATTATATGAATAATTTAGAAGAAATTGACAAAGCATTAGCAATTGGTGCTGAAAAAGCAAGTCATGTTGCGAATGATGTATTGAATAGAGTTCGTGTTAAATTGGGTTACTAA
- a CDS encoding lysophospholipid acyltransferase family protein, with translation MKIIRYIAILIWRIWFYVWVTLTITVAFIPLLIVTSRKQWYPAFYKIAHVWGKTILFVMGFKAKIEIDQEIDPYKSYMFCANHTSMIDIMLMLAVVKNPCVFVGKAELGKIPIFGFFFKRTSIMVDRSSSESRKSVFAEAQRRLDSGLSVCIFPEGLVPSDESVVLAPFKNGAFILAIEHQIPMVPMTFYDCKKRFSYTFFSGSPGDLRVKIHSFIETKGLELKDKSKLNKLMFDTIYNELANDLNSQ, from the coding sequence ATGAAAATTATAAGATATATAGCAATTTTAATTTGGCGTATTTGGTTTTACGTTTGGGTTACTCTTACAATTACTGTGGCTTTTATTCCACTTTTAATAGTAACTTCAAGAAAGCAGTGGTATCCTGCTTTTTATAAAATTGCACATGTTTGGGGAAAGACAATTTTATTTGTGATGGGATTTAAGGCCAAAATTGAAATAGATCAAGAAATAGATCCATATAAAAGTTATATGTTTTGCGCTAATCATACTTCAATGATTGATATAATGTTGATGTTGGCAGTTGTAAAAAACCCATGTGTTTTTGTTGGAAAAGCCGAATTGGGGAAAATCCCAATTTTTGGATTTTTCTTTAAACGAACAAGTATCATGGTAGATAGAAGTAGTTCTGAGAGTAGAAAGTCTGTGTTTGCAGAGGCTCAAAGAAGATTAGATAGTGGATTAAGTGTTTGTATCTTTCCTGAAGGGTTAGTTCCCTCTGACGAAAGTGTAGTATTGGCGCCATTTAAAAATGGTGCATTTATTCTTGCAATAGAACATCAAATTCCAATGGTTCCAATGACTTTTTATGATTGTAAAAAGCGTTTTTCTTATACTTTTTTTAGCGGAAGCCCTGGAGATTTAAGAGTGAAAATTCATTCATTTATTGAAACTAAAGGTTTGGAGTTAAAAGATAAAAGCAAGTTAAATAAATTAATGTTTGATACTATTTATAATGAATTAGCAAACGATTTAAATTCTCAATAG
- the trhA gene encoding PAQR family membrane homeostasis protein TrhA, with amino-acid sequence MSKKEFSSYDPKEERLNVLTHALGLVLSVIALVLLVVKSSTYGTVTHIVSFTIFGASMIVLYSASTFYHYSTKPELRYKLKVFDHSAIYVLIAGTYTPFTLVVLQGWVGWTIFGIAWGLALIGIILKLFYTGKYDKISTIAYVLMGWLIIFAIKPLIDNFSFEGLMWLLAGGVFYTIGAVLYSMEKVKYNHAIFHVFVLLGSFSHFMAIILYVLPIKVK; translated from the coding sequence ATGAGTAAAAAAGAATTTAGTTCATACGATCCTAAAGAAGAAAGATTGAATGTTTTAACACATGCATTAGGTTTAGTTTTAAGCGTGATTGCATTGGTTTTATTGGTTGTAAAATCTTCTACTTACGGAACAGTTACACATATTGTGAGTTTTACAATTTTCGGTGCTAGTATGATTGTTTTATATTCTGCTTCTACATTTTATCATTATTCTACAAAACCCGAATTGCGTTATAAGTTAAAAGTATTTGACCACTCGGCAATTTATGTGCTTATTGCTGGAACCTATACACCATTTACTTTGGTGGTTTTACAAGGTTGGGTTGGCTGGACAATTTTTGGAATTGCTTGGGGTTTGGCACTTATTGGCATTATCTTAAAATTATTTTATACAGGAAAATATGATAAAATATCTACTATTGCATATGTTTTGATGGGATGGCTCATTATCTTTGCGATTAAACCACTGATAGATAATTTTTCATTTGAAGGATTGATGTGGCTTTTAGCAGGAGGAGTTTTTTATACTATTGGAGCCGTTTTATATAGTATGGAAAAAGTTAAATACAACCATGCAATTTTTCATGTGTTTGTATTGCTTGGAAGTTTTAGTCATTTTATGGCAATAATTTTATACGTATTACCAATTAAAGTTAAATAA
- a CDS encoding M1 family metallopeptidase: MNIKNTIFLALTTIFLISCTKTKKEEVAVLKYVEEPHSYAQPNEAVITHLNLDIDVDFDKEIISGTATYDIENNNSDHIILDAKNLVIQKVQADGKDTEFSLGAFDESLGQPLKIIIKKDTKKITVFYETTDKTEAVQWLNPQQTADKKHPFLFTQGQAILTRTWIPIQDSPQIRITYDATVRVPKELMAVMSAENPKVKSENGEYHFKMAQKIPPYLMALAVGDIAYKAVSDRTGVYAENSMVDAVQEEFSEMEKMVVEAEKLYGKYAWDQFDVIVLPPSFPFGGMENPRLTFATPTLIAGDKSLTSVIAHELAHSWSGNLVTNTTWDDFWLNEGFTVYFENRIMEALYGKDRANMLGLIARQDLDEEVEGFKATPEMTHLKLNLKGKNPDDGMNSIAYDKGFLFLKTLEELVGREKFDVFLKEYFQSNAFSTMTTEKFIDILNTNLLEKSNVTFNTEEWVYNSGVPSNAFEIKSDKFEKVKQTIADIIKNNKVDVGVTKDWTTQEWVYFIRNFPEDITPTQMAIIDNAFDLSNSTNSHKAMVWYEQSIKHNYRGNNVDKKIEEFLTTVGRRWYVSTLYTAYAEADKVDEGLAIYKKARQNYHSVTVNTIDKTLGYKE; the protein is encoded by the coding sequence ATGAATATTAAAAACACCATATTTTTAGCCCTAACAACTATTTTTTTAATCAGTTGTACTAAAACAAAAAAAGAAGAAGTAGCAGTTTTAAAATACGTTGAAGAACCACATTCGTATGCACAGCCAAACGAAGCGGTTATTACACATTTAAATTTAGATATTGATGTAGATTTTGATAAAGAAATCATTAGCGGAACGGCAACTTATGATATTGAAAATAACAATTCAGATCATATTATTTTAGACGCAAAAAATTTAGTCATTCAAAAAGTACAAGCAGATGGAAAAGACACTGAATTTTCTTTGGGTGCATTTGATGAAAGTTTAGGTCAACCATTAAAAATTATTATTAAAAAGGACACTAAAAAAATTACTGTATTTTACGAAACTACAGATAAAACAGAAGCAGTTCAATGGTTAAATCCACAACAAACTGCCGATAAAAAACACCCTTTCTTATTTACACAAGGTCAAGCAATTTTAACACGTACATGGATTCCAATTCAAGACAGTCCTCAAATCAGAATTACATATGATGCTACTGTTAGAGTTCCTAAAGAATTGATGGCTGTTATGAGTGCTGAAAATCCGAAAGTAAAATCGGAAAATGGAGAATATCATTTCAAAATGGCACAAAAAATACCACCATATTTAATGGCGTTAGCTGTTGGAGATATAGCGTATAAAGCAGTAAGTGATAGAACAGGAGTTTATGCTGAAAATTCTATGGTTGATGCAGTACAAGAAGAATTTTCTGAAATGGAAAAAATGGTCGTTGAAGCCGAAAAATTATATGGAAAATATGCTTGGGATCAATTTGATGTAATTGTTTTGCCACCAAGTTTTCCTTTTGGAGGAATGGAAAATCCACGATTGACATTTGCAACACCAACCTTAATTGCGGGTGATAAGAGTTTGACTTCAGTGATTGCACATGAGTTGGCACATTCTTGGTCTGGGAATTTAGTAACGAATACAACTTGGGATGATTTCTGGTTGAATGAAGGGTTTACTGTGTATTTCGAAAACCGAATCATGGAAGCACTATACGGAAAAGACAGAGCCAATATGTTAGGATTGATTGCTCGTCAAGATCTTGATGAAGAAGTAGAAGGATTTAAGGCAACTCCAGAAATGACACATTTAAAACTGAACTTAAAAGGAAAAAATCCTGATGATGGAATGAATAGTATTGCCTACGATAAAGGATTCTTATTTTTAAAGACATTAGAAGAATTAGTGGGAAGAGAAAAGTTTGATGTTTTCTTAAAAGAATACTTTCAGTCAAATGCTTTTTCAACGATGACAACAGAAAAATTCATCGATATTTTAAATACAAATTTGTTAGAAAAAAGCAATGTTACTTTCAATACCGAAGAATGGGTTTACAATTCTGGAGTTCCAAGTAATGCATTTGAAATAAAGTCTGATAAGTTTGAAAAAGTGAAGCAAACCATTGCTGATATTATAAAGAATAACAAGGTAGATGTTGGTGTAACAAAAGATTGGACAACTCAAGAATGGGTATATTTTATCCGTAATTTCCCTGAAGATATTACACCAACACAAATGGCAATTATTGACAACGCTTTTGATTTATCTAACTCCACAAACTCACATAAAGCCATGGTTTGGTACGAGCAATCAATCAAGCACAATTATAGAGGAAATAACGTTGATAAAAAGATTGAAGAATTTTTAACTACAGTTGGTCGTCGTTGGTATGTTTCAACATTATACACGGCTTATGCTGAGGCAGATAAAGTTGACGAAGGATTGGCTATTTACAAGAAAGCAAGACAAAATTACCATTCAGTTACTGTGAATACTATCGACAAAACATTGGGATATAAAGAGTAA
- a CDS encoding DUF1272 domain-containing protein gives MKNVLLKKFKNVCPNCGGNFTKRPIRPEKYLEKYPPSEKRIFNPK, from the coding sequence GTGAAGAATGTGCTACTGAAAAAATTTAAAAATGTATGTCCGAATTGTGGAGGCAATTTTACTAAAAGACCCATTCGTCCTGAGAAATATTTGGAAAAATATCCGCCTTCAGAAAAGCGGATATTCAATCCTAAATAA
- a CDS encoding DUF1272 domain-containing protein, with translation MLEIRPSCEQCNKDLPYDSEDAMICTFECTYCEECATEKI, from the coding sequence ATGTTAGAAATAAGACCTAGTTGCGAACAGTGCAATAAAGATTTACCTTATGATTCGGAAGATGCTATGATATGTACTTTTGAATGTACTTATTGTGAAGAATGTGCTACTGAAAAAATTTAA